Proteins encoded in a region of the Pocillopora verrucosa isolate sample1 chromosome 11, ASM3666991v2, whole genome shotgun sequence genome:
- the LOC131783608 gene encoding uncharacterized protein encodes MKWNEEHELLMLRELMLLQPWLHKKGTSERGDDWEKLAVSLNAIPYPQFRVTQRSVRDHYSTMEKRRRKKVREEDRASGIASEEDKELDQLLDETIELFDESDKITDQTKQKQEEEAKKAEEMRKRSLETFKDSAKRNADEQQGARPKKGRASGASTLAYLKDRAEVEATLKRDELEIKRQELALQAKEQEERQQQFDMMNKQTRDTQQLQQQQMQQFMQMNANMMQQHQQQTLALMELMKKFAGK; translated from the coding sequence ATGAAATGGAATGAAGAACACGAATTGCTTATGTTGAGGGAATTGATGCTTTTGCAGCCATGGCTGCACAAGAAAGGAACTAGTGAGAGAGGAGATGATTGGGAAAAGCTGGCAGTATCCTTAAATGCTATTCCTTATCCCCAATTCCGTGTTACTCAACGGTCTGTTCGTGACCACTATTCAACAATGGAaaagagaagaaggaaaaaagtcaGGGAAGAAGACAGAGCCTCAGGTATTGCCTCTGAAGAGGACAAGGAACTAGATCAACTGTTAGATGAAACAATTGAACTCTTTGATGAGTCTGACAAAATCACagatcaaacaaaacaaaagcaggaagaagaagcaaagaaagcAGAGGAAATGCGGAAGAGATCATTGGAAACTTTTAAAGATAGTGCCAAAAGGAATGCCGATGAACAGCAAGGAGCAAGACCGAAAAAGGGTAGAGCTAGTGGTGCAAGCACTCTGGCTTACCTGAAGGATAGGGCAGAAGTAGAAGCTACTTTAAAACGTGATGAATTGGAGATAAAAAGGCAAGAGTTAGCACTGCAAGCAAAGGAGCAGGAAGAAAGACAACAGCAATTTGATATGATGAACAAGCAAACTAGAGATACCCAGCAGCTTCAGCAGCAGCAAATGCAGCAGTTTATGCAAATGAATGCAAACATGATGCAACAGCACCAACAACAAACCCTTGCACTTATGGAACTAATGAAAAAGTTTGCTGGGAAGTGA